The region CTCGGAAGATGACGGAGGTCTGGCTGGTTGGGTCTCGATGGGGCAGGTCTCTGTCCCGCTGGTCTTGGCAGTAGTTCAGACCAGAGTCTCTACAGTGTGATGAGGGCAAGTAGTGGGTGTTGGCTGGGCTGAATGAGTCTTTGGTCAGCAGCTTGTGATGCAGGTTCAAATTTGAACTGTGtctgttgattaaaaaaatctgcattgaAATTCAATTATGTATTATAAAGCCCTTGGTGAATGTACAATATACCTAAAAGTTTCACAAGAAGATACTTTTATTGCCATGCTCAATGACTGGGGCACTGTTCACCCCTTAAATGCCTATGCAGTGACAAAATCTCTTATTTCAGACATGCTAATGACGTTCGAGCCAGCagtttttttgccttttttgccttactatattacattttttccaCATCATTTACACAGCACGTGTAAAGACAAGTCAGAAGTGTCAAATCCAGTCAGTCAATATGGGCTTCTCTTTAGACAATGTAAATCAGTATGTTATGCTATAATGGGTCAGATGTACTCAGCAGTTGTGCTCATAGATCTTTTTATACTATACTACAAGTGTCATTTGGTGACGTGTCCGCACATGTGCAGCTTGTACCATCTGTGCATACAGTCTTAATAAATTTTTGGCTGCATGCAGACAACTGCAGAAACTGAACTTAAGGGCCCGAGGCTCTGTCGTTTCCACTCTAACCAAACTAGAGCAACTGATCTGAGTACCTCCTCTTTGCCAGCACATATGCATGTTTTAGTGCCAATTGGTTGAGAGCCGGTGATGTGATGCTATACTACTGATATATAAGGTGTCTGCTAAACAGCAATGCCTTCAAGTTGAGAAAACTCTGGTCTCTTTGGAAACAAAATGTACAGGCTTACATCTGTCGACAACCCTGATAACTCGTTCTGGAAAATAGCGAAATAAACAGCCTCTCACCTGTCTCGGCTTCTGCGGGAGGGGAAGGCAGCATTGCAGCCATCCACAGTGCACATGTGCATCTCCTTTAGATGGACATTTTGGTAGTGCATCTTGACGCTGTAGGGGTTTTTGAAGGTCTTGCGGCAGATCTCACAATGGTGTGGCAGGTCGATGTCAGGGTCGAAGTGAGACAAACCTGAGTCACTGTAGTCATCGACACAGCCGTCTGAGCCTTCCCTCTCACGGACTATGAGCTGAGGAGGGCCCCCGTTAGTCAGCCTGTGCTCACCATCATCCCATCTGAGCTCTGAAATCTTCTCAGCTGCGtgcagcatgtttgcatgctccctgtcttctctttcttcatttcCACTGGGTTCCTGACAGAGTAAGTTGTTGTCACAGTGATTCTCCATCAGTCTGTTGTCGAAGGGGGAGGATGCACAGGTGATGACCCCTGTTTCAGCTTGCCTTGCCCCGTCATCtttgttctccctctctgtcatttcTCTGTCTAAAGTTTGGTCCAACAGATGCTTGCCACACTCCCTGTCCTTCTCCTCTCCAATGTAAGCCTCActcacctccttctcctccccagCTTGCCTCGCGCACATATGCCCTTCTGCTCGGCTACCGTCACACTCTTCCTTGTCCCTGCCGTGTAAAGGGGCCTCATCCTCAGAGCTGCTGTACTTATCCATCTGTTCATCCCGCTCCACCGCCTCCTTCTCTATCTTTATTGGCATACTTGACTTCCGAGACTTTTTCTTTGGTATGGGGTCTGTCATGTAGGGTTCAGGGGCCGTGATGGGTTTGATGGGCACAGAGGAGGACAATAGAGGAAGCGAGGGCAGTGTTCCTGGGGTGTTAGCAAGCTCTGCCGGGGTAACCAGGCTGCGGTAGAAAGGCAGGACTGGCTGTACTGTTTTTAGGTTGGGGAAAAGGATCCCACTCTGGCTCATGCTGGGGAAGGAGCTGCTGTGGAGTTTAGAACCAGTGTCCACATGGCTCACCATGTAGCTGGGCACCGATTTATGGCTTTCTGCAGAGCAGACGGGGATGGGGGTTCCATATTCAGGCCTCTTCTCTCCTTGTGAGTTCTCATCAGTAGACAAGTTGCCCCGCAGGTCTTTGTCCCTGTTGTTACGATTCATGGGCATGTGTAGCCGTGGGTTTGGGTTAGCACTATGGCGATTGCGACTGCGCAGAGAGCTGAACACCATGTTGCAGCCCTCAATGGTACACTTGTGCTTAATCTTCAGGTGCACTGCATTATAGTGGATTTTCAGTGTGCCTTTGTCATAGAATGTCTTCTCACAGGCATTGCAATATACGCGACCCTTCTTCAGAGAACCTCCTCCGCCACCACCTCCTGAGACCCCTCCACCGGTGCTCCCGTTTCTATCCAAGGAGCGCAGCTTGCCTTCAGGTGACATCTGTGTTATATCAGAGCTCATGGAGGGTGTGCAAGGCGTGGAGGGTCCGTCTGAGTAGTTGTCACTAGTGGAGAAATCCTCAGCCTCGATCTTTGTGGTGGTGGAGAGGTTGTCCATTGTCTTGTCTCCACTTCGGTCTAGATCAGCAGTGAATGAGACAGAGCTGGAACCTAGCAGGCTGCTCTCTGGATGGTGTGAAAGAGGCAGAGGGTTGTCCCTCCCTAGACTATCCCGCCCTTGATCATCTCGTCTCTGAGTCTGCTGCTCCACCGATCCACGGCATGGCTGCTGGTgttgctggtgctgctgctgcagtgcccCTGCTGGTGAGCCCAGAAATGGTGCAGGAACAGAGCCTAACAGCTGGAATGGAAGCATGAAGGCCATGCTGTTGATAAAGTTTTCAAAGTGGTGCATACTGTTGCTGCTCGGCTTCTCGACTTTGGATGTAGAGAGGTTGGCAGCAGTGCGTGGGGTGTTCCGCTCAATGAAAGTGCGGATATCTGAATTGGTGCGGGTGCTGGGAACCAATACCGCTTGACCCTCCTTGTCCTGAAGAGCCATCAGCTCCACTATGGACTTGGTCTCACCAAAACGCAGAAACTGCTGCAGTGTGGCAATCTCCTCCTCAAATGTCATGATGGCCCATCGGTCCAGCACCTTCCCCGCTACATCctacagacaggagaggaagaaagcgAACACCAGCACAGGACAGGGATGGTGAAAGGGCAAGTACATGAAATAGATtgagaaggagagggaaagtgaaaaaaagagaaaggagagagagcaaTATCATCATTAGCATTATAAGTGTCTGTTGGGCTGCTCATACATATTCACAGAGTGGGCTAGATGACACACCCTATAAAGCAGACTGGCAGGGCAGCTAAATAAAGGAATCAGATGGAGTGTTAATATGAACGGGCAGCGCAGAACCCTGAGAACCCtcattacacagacacacagtgtttcaTCTTGCAGgtcatttctcttcatttaaATCATGTGGATTTACTTGCTCTGCATCagcagaagcagacagagaacacacgtacacacacacacacattgtggtgAGAACATGCATACAAGCATACTAGCACgtacactcatacacactcccAAAggcatgcaaaaataaaaaggtgcaCAAACATACCACACACATGTAAAGACACACAAGCAAGGGAGGGTTGATCAGAAGGCGGCTCACACTGATCAAGCGGGTTCTCTCTCCCTTAGCCCAGCAGTAATCACATGTGAGTTCGGGCGTCTTTGAAAGTGAGGAGCGGCTTCGTGCCGTAACCGtgattaatatttcatcatAGAGCATTCATTGGGCGCCTGTCGAGGATTCTGACTCTACGTTCGCCATTAGATGAGCTAACATGAATTAAACGCAGCCCAACTTGAATACTTGATGATGTACTAATCGAAGTGAGAGCTTGCGCTGACATAGTGCCTGCGGCCCAGGCCTCGGCCGGCTTGGCTCCAGCTTGAGAGGAAATCTGAAGCAAAAGACAACATTTACAAATCTACCCGGCACAGTTTGGAGTCCTACAAGCGGTGGTGGTACCACAGCAACATAAGCAGGGTACCAAGAGAGTTCATGGCAAGGGTCACTACATCACATCCCTACTCTCTCCTGTCTTCAGCAGTGCTTTCCTCACCCATCTTGTCCTTCCACCTCCCTCGCCTTCCTCAGAaattctttctgtttctcccttCACATGCTCTTACTCACTCATACTCTGAGTTTTAGGGACCCAGCCTCCAGGCTGTTTTTAGAGGTTAAAGAATAACACTAAATACTAGGCTGAaattgttttgatttgatgTATTGTaatagcttagcataaagactgaagagagagggaaaagctAGACAGGCTGTGGCCAAAGATTCTAACGTGTTCTACATTATGTATCTTCAATCCATGCATGAACAGACAGCAGCTTGTGATTTTTAGTGGATGTCTCCTTTGCTGTAGTGCCAGTTCCCAGGTACGGCCAGCCAGCACAGGTTTTGGTTTGGGTCTTTGTACAGACACAATAGTCCTAAACCTGACAAAAGTGCAGTGACAACAAGACTTCAGGATGCTGTGCACAGTCTTTGCCTTGGTGTCTTTATATTAAGCTAAGGTTAACCACAGTCTGACTTCATACAGATCTTACTCTgagaaaggaaacaaataagtgtatttcccaaaatgctgaagTACTTCATTAAATCAGACGGTAGTTTTGTGCAGGTGTTCAGAAACCCACACTGTTTGGAGTTTTTTCCTAAGAGCATGCagtcctaaacacacacagacacacactgctcacCTGAAGCACATATCCTCGTATGTAGTCCTGCAGTGTCCAGTCAAGTGCGTTGAGAATCTGGATAACCTCCTCCTGCTTGAGGACAGAGAAAAGGCGGTCCAGCAGGATCTTGAGGCGGATGGGGATGGCTTGGGTGCCGTACAACATCAGGCTGCAGATATCGAACACGACGTTGGAGTGCACAATCTCCACCTGGCTGCTCTGGTACATGTGGTGCACTTTCAGTTTACTCAGGGCTAGAATACACACATCAGAATTTACTGGGttagatttcatttttttcaatataaGTAGCATAGAAaacaaaactataaaaaaacacaatatggGACAAAACCAAAATCTATATTTCTTCATAGTCATGCAGGAAATGTGGTTAGTGTATTTATAAAAATCCAAGCAAGACTGTTTTTGCTAGCGGCTGAAATGCTGACAAGTTAGAgactatacaaataaaattaaaatactgGAGTACTGGATGAGCAatgcaatacaaaaaaaaataataataatattgaaaaaaaaaatacactgtagTTGTAGCCCTTCATTAAGCCAATGGCACACAGAGTCCTTAGTTGAGTACTTAGTTGAATAGTTAGAATAAGTAGTTAATAATAACATCAATTGATTATAACAGTTAGCTGAAGAAAGTAATTCATGAAAAGCTTAATTTTCATGGTATTCAACTTTATTCTGCAGATTTGAACTTCTTAAAAAAAGGTGTATTCATAATAATTTTGGAAACCAAATTACGGTGATGAGTGAAAAACTACACAAATGTTGGAGACATTAGTGTAATTAGAGTAAACAAATGTAACTGTTGCTGAGAGGCTTccatgacaataaaaaaaattggaaatGTGGTCTTAACTCTGCTTCACATCAGGAGTGACAaaacactgtgactgtgttATTCCAAATTATGGTCTTCTTTGTTCACAGTATGTAAACTAGGTATCAAAGCAATTTGACAGATTAATGGTTTAAAATGCCACATGGAGCTACTAAAGGCTCAAttcacccccccaaaaaacgaaaacatatttctttcaaaaatcaaaaatttcTAGTGCTATCTGTGCATACAGGTAGTTTAGGTAAtatttgtccaggttttgagaTAACTGTCAGTAAGATACCTGTTTCCATCACAATACAGTGGAGGTGAATTGACTTTATTTTGTGGTGCTCACAGTATTGGggaatttcatttgaaaattcAGCAGTAACATCCAGAGACATGTGGACAGTGACTCAAATCTTAATCCCTGACGATGGATCAATCCAAGGTAGAGGTAAAATGTGGTGCAGACCACCAGACAGACACCAGATGAGATGTGATTGACCAAATACCAGACGGCAGCGTGCAAAACATTCAGCTGAGATATGACGAATTATTGTAATTGTGTTAATTCTTTTCACTCTGGATTATCCATGATTCAcactgtcaacagttttcatttaATCCTTCACAGATAAAAGACTACTGACAAGGTGTTATCCTAATTTTCTAAAGATAGGTAGTTGTAGAATTTTTTTTAAGTCCTTTCTCTGTGCTGTTGGCTCCACAAATTAAATTCCACTCATCTACATTGTAGTGGGGTGCATTAAGATATCACACACTTCAAAACCTggacagatgaaaccaaaactcTCAGCATGGAAAGATAATATTAGTGGTATGTGAGGAATGtgtattttctgacattaaAAGCATATAATAGGTTGTCCCCATCCACACATGCTGCTCATATTATTCTGAAAAGAGCCTCCGTTGAATGTCTCCTCTCACCGTGTGCTACCCAGCCATGCTTGCAGTTTTCACACTGCCTCCTCTTCAGCTTCCCAGGCTTGAAACTGTCACAGTTACAGTTCACCAAAGTGCAGCAGATAGCCTGttaagacacaaaaaaacattttttttccctttttttatgAGCACACTCAAAAAATTATTTCTACAACACACAGTTCCACTATTATGTAtgtagacatttaaaaaaatcagtacaaaacaaactaataaTTTCTTGTTCCCGCACTTTTGTGAAGCAGCGGATGCTGAATTAGTCAAACCCCAGACACGTTTTTTAAAGGCTGCAGcatttcagaaaatgaaaatattgtgtGTCTTGTATCATTTTGTTCACACTTTACAAAAATTCAGCCAgacataaagaataaaaaaaaaccttgagaTCTTTAATCAGAGCTGCTAGTGGAGCTTGCAAGTGTAAAAGGTATGACATTCTTGAGATTAGACTCCTTTTATATTTAaaggtttgaatatttcatgtgGTCACAGTACTACATACGCAGGGATGCAACATAATAGCACGAATAGAAAATCTACCCTGTCATCTCAGCCTTCTGTGAATGTGCAGTCGAGGAAAACAGTGTTAGAGTGTGTGCATGGAAGTTTCTGCTCATCTTATTCAGCTACATGAAAAATGCACAATCGTCAAGTTGCCCACGGAAACTGAAAGACAAAGCATGATTGCCTAAAGTAATTTTGCTCTACCTTTGAGTATTGCCTGGTTTGCCTTGTGAAAGCAGCGTtagcacagctgtgtgtgtgtgtgcgtgcgtatgtgtgtgtgtgtgtgtgtgtgtgccttagGCATTGATTGATTGTGATAGTTTTGGTGGTCCAGGTGTGTCTGAGACCTTTCGTTACTGTAGAGAAGACCTGCCCTGCAGCactactgacacacacatgagcgcacaaacacacacgcacacacacacacacacacacacacacacacacaggtcagaaaGCTCTGTCCATTAGCTCATCTGCTAATGGGTTTTATCTTTTCAggacaaacatgcagaaaagcAGAGTGAGTGGACCGACACAGGGACTCAAAGTGAGGAGTGAATGGCAGTAATGAGTCAAGTTTTCTGGGTAGCTGCTGACTTGGCAGCGGCTCTGCTGAGAGACTCCAGAGCACTGATACACTAAAACTGACTCCGCTTCCCCTTACTCTCCGCACTCCCCCTtttttggccaaaaaaaaaaaaaaaaaaaatcatttacaCACCAGGAACTGAGGGAAAAGCATCATCAGATTTATGATCAAAGACAGTGTTGTTAGTGCTACATGCTGAAAACCTCGGAGTGGCTGCGCTACgccacctctctccctctgcatctATAATGCATGATCAGTGGGGTTTTAGTATACATGAGCGGCATGCTTAGCTCCTCGCTGGAGCTCACTCCCTCTCCACGAACGCAGAAGGAGGAAAAGTGTGGGTGGGTGGAAGGGTAGGGGGgttgcctcctcctcctcatttagTCAGTCGCTTGGTCCTGCGCTCCAGGCTGAGCTTGTCCTTGAAATCTGGGATCACATTATTTCACCTTACAATAACCTCTCATCATCGCCAGCAATCTGGCCTTGAGACTCAGCTTGGTAGCTCAGGCCTTTGGTCCCATGACATCCGTTTGCTTTTCTCTCTATCGCCCTCTCTGTCGGGTTTTATCTCTGTCCAGCGAGCTCAGCCTCCTCGGGACAGTGGTGAGGTGTAAAAACCCCTTTGCTCATCTCTCAGCGACATAATCCCATCATTACAGAGCACCAAGAACCAACACGGCCCAATTAGGCTAATCCCATCCCACTgtgggtgcacacacacctcctgctgctgctccccctAATATACATCTCAATCAGGTGCTTCTGCTCACTCAccagcctgaaacacacacacacacacacacacacacacacacactcacacacacacattccagtGCACAGTGCGCTGCAGGTCGTTTATCTTAATTAGCGATTCATTTCATGAATTcctaagaagaagaagaagaagaaatatggCAGCACAGGGCAGGCTAACACAGGAGTGGCTCTTGGTGACCAAGCCCCCCTCCCACGCCCcaccatctctttctctttactgtTGTCACAACAAAGCCAAGGCTGTTCGCACGCATCAATGGAGTCGATGACAAGAAGACTAATTGCACAAAATGATGCGGCtgggtcagtgtttttgaagCCAAAGCTAACACAATGCTGCCTTATTTATATCAGTGATGTATAACAGCGTAGCCACACACCAACCCCTTCACCTCTGTACACTCCTTGAATACATCACATGAGACACTAATTTGCTGAGATGCACTTGTAATGTAGCACatgttgtcaaataaatgacaaatggcGTAGGTTTATTTTCAGAAGTTGACAGACAGGCAAGAGGTTTCTTCGTCAGGTTTCTTCAGCTAAAGCATGAGCTTTCTTTAGTAATGCTCATGCaacaaaaattagaaaaaatgtttacatttctttattatcaatttgtgttttttggtcTGCATAAATACCATAACAAATTCTGTCACTTCTCCAGTGTGAACACAATGCACAGTATGGAACTGGGACGCTGCAAGAGAGTTAGTGCAGCTGGCATTAAGCCTGGAATGTAAAACCTGGGGTAAAAGAGCCCATCTCCCCACTGCTGCTTGTAAAGTTTATTCCTGTGAGCACACGGTAAGAATTAAAGGCCGCCAGATGAGCGtatcaacattttcattaagtCAGAGCCTCTCTCGTCTGCGAGCGCTCGTTCTCGATCTTTTCTGCGGCCACGTGATGACCACCAAACTAATTCCATGACACCTGAGCGAGCTCCTTCTGCTGAGGAAGACTATGAGATGCGATTGAAAGCTCTAGAATAAGTCAGCATATGGATTTAATTTAAGactaaagcaaaaaacaaaggATTTTAAAGAGTGAGAATTTAAATGCTAATAATAACATGTGAGTGTCTTAGAATAACAGCTACACCTTGTAAGTGATACTATGAACCTCTACAGCCTTTGTCTGTCTGAATCTCTTCATCTCTATGGTTTCAGTGTGTATGAATTTGTACGGCACGggcagcatttttttgtttaacttgAAGAAACGTTCAGTCTCCCTGTGCACTTCTTAATCTGCCAGTCCCTTCATGCCATTTGTTGCAGAGAGGCTGTGtaggatggagagatggaggccACGACATGGGTTTAAAGAGGGAGAAGGTGAGGCTAAGAAAAGAGTGAGGCGAGGAGAAGGCAGGGACGACATAAAAACAGCATCTTCGTGCCATGACAACCAAATCCTGAGTGATACACTCTGAGGTGCCTGCATGTGCGTGAGAAATACCTTTCGCACACCCAGCAGTAAAAACACCAATGTTGTTGGATTTGATTGCCATCGGATCAAGTTAAACTtgaaaagattattttcatagaaaaatgtactttcatGAGAATCTTTAAAAACTCAAGTCCAGGTGTTTCCTGGATTTCATGAAATGGTCAGATTCACTTTCTTAGTCCACTCTGTGATGTCTAATGGTGCTGAAAATTGTAATAATTGTAATATACAAAAAATTACAGCAGGCATTCTGGAccagaagcagaaaaagaaacttcTATGTTCTGCCTGGTCAACATAGAACAACATCCTCATCCCACTTCTTGGTTACAGCCGCACGcgtgcacgcacgcacacacacacacacacacacacacacacacacacacacgaggtaAAATGAAATAgtcttttctgttctgctcttaAAATAAAATCCTGCCATATGTCCGGAATAGCCACGGTGCTCAAGAGACTCAGCAGAAGTGAACAGCTGCTTGGACAGAGACAGTTTGGGGATGGACAGGGACTTGTTGGCCTAATGTGGTGGAAAACTAATCAATTAGCAGCAGCCAGGCACTAACTGACACTCAATGGGGAAACAAGCGGTGCTGGTGCCAAAGAGTGAATAACAACAGGGCTATCAGCAGCTCTGAGGAAGAGGGAGACTGACGGCCAAGTGAGAGCGGATCAGATTTTACTATCAGCCATTAATCAGTTAACAAGACAATTACTGCACAGGGGAAATAAAGGAAGTGAGAGTTTTCCTGATGGGAAACATAAATTATCACTGAATTGTATGTACAGATTTTATTAATTTCAGGTTCAAACTAAACAGATTTTCTTAAACACGGGAATGAATGATTTTGACAGCTCATGTGGGAAAAGAGCAATGAGACATGAACATTTCAATGATAACTGTTAgcattatttttccttttgagGATTTTTGCAAtccagttgttttgttttcaagaaCAAAAGGTTAGAAAAGGAAACTAAATTAGTTGACGTCTTTCTACTTTAATTAAAGGTTGATAAATTATTggagataataataattataatggaTTTAGCAATGATTAAGAAATCATTTGCTAATGTCCTATAGATCAATTATATCACTGAGGAGAAAACTTGAAGATTTCCAGTGTGTACAAAATCTTTTTGGCTGGTGTTTatcctcctccagcctggcAAAGCTGTTCAGATTAAGGGTtaataattcattaataaaGCATTAATAAATGATTGTTAACCATGAATAGAGCAATTAGTTACAATGTACAAACGCTTTATAaagggtgatttttttttagaaagttAGTGCAGACTGTTGATTTATTCACTGAAGTCATtcatcaaacaaaaacagtgatttcttttttttccatcaacaGATTCATCCACAATAAAAATAACCATTACATGAAATGTAACCGCTTTGAAATTGCtatgaaatatttataaaagtaactttttttATCCATTGaatgaatttaaaagaaattacatATGAGAGCGGCGGATTTATGGCTTggtcatgaaaaaaaaaaactaccaagCAATT is a window of Pempheris klunzingeri isolate RE-2024b chromosome 1, fPemKlu1.hap1, whole genome shotgun sequence DNA encoding:
- the bnc1 gene encoding zinc finger protein basonuclin-1; protein product: MTMAEAICCTLVNCNCDSFKPGKLKRRQCENCKHGWVAHALSKLKVHHMYQSSQVEIVHSNVVFDICSLMLYGTQAIPIRLKILLDRLFSVLKQEEVIQILNALDWTLQDYIRGYVLQDVAGKVLDRWAIMTFEEEIATLQQFLRFGETKSIVELMALQDKEGQAVLVPSTRTNSDIRTFIERNTPRTAANLSTSKVEKPSSNSMHHFENFINSMAFMLPFQLLGSVPAPFLGSPAGALQQQHQQHQQPCRGSVEQQTQRRDDQGRDSLGRDNPLPLSHHPESSLLGSSSVSFTADLDRSGDKTMDNLSTTTKIEAEDFSTSDNYSDGPSTPCTPSMSSDITQMSPEGKLRSLDRNGSTGGGVSGGGGGGGSLKKGRVYCNACEKTFYDKGTLKIHYNAVHLKIKHKCTIEGCNMVFSSLRSRNRHSANPNPRLHMPMNRNNRDKDLRGNLSTDENSQGEKRPEYGTPIPVCSAESHKSVPSYMVSHVDTGSKLHSSSFPSMSQSGILFPNLKTVQPVLPFYRSLVTPAELANTPGTLPSLPLLSSSVPIKPITAPEPYMTDPIPKKKSRKSSMPIKIEKEAVERDEQMDKYSSSEDEAPLHGRDKEECDGSRAEGHMCARQAGEEKEVSEAYIGEEKDRECGKHLLDQTLDREMTERENKDDGARQAETGVITCASSPFDNRLMENHCDNNLLCQEPSGNEEREDREHANMLHAAEKISELRWDDGEHRLTNGGPPQLIVREREGSDGCVDDYSDSGLSHFDPDIDLPHHCEICRKTFKNPYSVKMHYQNVHLKEMHMCTVDGCNAAFPSRRSRDRHSSNLNLHHKLLTKDSFSPANTHYLPSSHCRDSGLNYCQDQRDRDLPHRDPTSQTSVIFRGNNRMGLVFPMSKMSAASYSAEASPVGEMEGLGGGEGGGNGEDGAVLDLSTSSSAPPRCSGSVRSSWDSDGAGSEEGVEEDEEALPMEDSDESCDGIGVGRPGGEELPLGGERTLGHVGGGQGGLQGGGGGSPITCHVCQKVYSNKGTFRAHYKTVHLRLLHKCKVPGCDTSFSSVRSRNRHSQNPNLHRNLAVTSGAAMDQE